GGCGGCGTCCGCTTCGCGCCAACGCCCCCCGGGGTGCCGGTTACCAGCACATCTCCCGGCTCCAGCGGCAGGATGGTCGAGCAGTACTCGATCAACGCCGGGATGTCCGTGATCATCAGATTGGTCGTGGTGTGCTGTACGACCTGGCCATTCAGTCGGGTCTCGAGCGTCAACCGGGTCGGGTCGGGAATGTCGTCCGTGGTCACCAGCCAGGGGCCGAACGCGCCCGTGCCGGCAAACGTCTTGCCCGGCAGGAATTGACTCGTGTGCTTCTGCCAGTCGCGCACGCTGCCGTCGTTATAGGCGCTGTAGCCTGCCACATAGGAAAGTGCATCTGCGCGAGAGATGTGGCGACCACGCTTGCCAATGATCACGGCCATTTCGCCCTCGAAGTCGAAATCGCTCGAGATCTTCGGTCTCACCATATCGACACCATGGCCGACCTGACTACCGGGCCATCGCGCGAACAACACCGGCTTTTCAGTCTGAGTACGCCCCGTCTCCGCCAAATGATCGTGGTAATTGAGCCCGACGCAGATGATCTTGTCAGGATTGGGAATCACCGGTAGAAGCTTGACATCGGCCAACGCAAAGTCTGCGGCGCTCTCTTCCACGACGCGGCGAGCAGCCGCCAGACCGTCGATTTCGAGCAGCGCGCGCAACGTGGGCGCATCACTGCCGAATCGCCGACCGAGGTCGACAATGCCGTTCTCGCGCACCGCACCATAGCCGGCTTTTCCGGCCAATTCAAAGGAGACAAGCTTCATGAAACCTCTCTGTTCACTTCATTAACGTGAATGCGTGGGCGACAGGCCGTCGCCCCATACCGAAATTAGTCGCCTTTCGCCAAGCGCCCCAGTACTCGGGAGAAAATCGCCTCGGCCTGACGTTCGTCGTCACATTGTTCGCCGCGCCAGGCCACATGCCGGTCGGGCCGAACGAGCAGCAGCCCCCGCCCAAACAGCGCATGCCAGCGCGATGTATCGTGCATGACCACCGCAAGAGGAATCCCCAACCGGGCAGCCACCGATACCAGCGCATTGCCCGGCACGGCGCCGCCAACGCAGACCAACGTGAACCACGGCCCCAGCGTGGCGTGATTTGAGGTGCCGTTGTCGAACCACACGCTGGGCAACCGCGCCCCCGGCGCGACGCTCGGCACGTAATGAAGCGGATCGTCGGAGGCGTCACGCGTGCCTGAGTCGGCGCATACAATCGGCGAATCGCGGTAGACGTAGCCCAGCTCAATCCCAAAACTTTCGTTCTCCGCGTTGCCCAGCTCGCCGATACGCTCTCCGATGGACAGGCGATGGGCATCGGCTTGCGCACCGTCACCATCAAGCCGGTCGTCGTACAGGCCCGCGATCGTCTTTCGCATCTCGTTGTGCCGCCCGGAGCCCTCTCGGTTGCGCAAGCCGACAGGCCGTCGCTCGGTCTCATAGGAACTCGTCAAACCCGCACCGCCGAAACCACGCACGCGAGCCGCCAACTTCCACCCGAGGTCGCAGGCATCCCCGATACCCGTATTCATGCCGTAGCCACCCGTCGGAATGTACTGATGGGCGGCATCGCCCGCGAGAAAAATGCGCTCGCCGTCCGAGTAGCGATCGGCCACCAGCAAGTGAGGCGTCCAGGCATTCGACACCAATACCTCGTGATCGATATCCTCGCCGATGAAATCCCGCACCAACGCCCGGGGATCAACGTTTTCAGGACGCACCCCTTCGGGCCAGCGCGTATGCAGCGTCCAGACGTCGCGGTCGTTCTGCGCAATCAACGTGCCTCTCGGCGATTGGTAATGCCAGGCGACACCCCAGCGCTGCAGCAGATGACGCGCGTCGGACCGGAAGTGCGTCATGAATCGCTGCATCACGGCCGCTTGTCCGTCGAGCGCCACGCCCATTTGCTGGCGCACACGACTGCCGCCGCCATCGCATCCGACGAGGAATTCGCAGGCCACCTGTTCGATCGTCCCGTCCTCCTCACGACGCAGCGTCACGACGACCTGTTCGTCTGACGCGGCGTACGCTTCGAACGCCACTCCCCAACGCGCATCCACCAACGGTTCATCGAGAATGGCGCGTTGCAGCACAGGCTCGATCTCCACCTGCGAGACGCGCATCGGCGCTTCGCACGGCAACGTACCGTCGTTGATCTCGCGAATGCGCTCACGCCATTGCGTCACACTCGCATAACGGAAACGATGCAATTCGTGGCCGTTCATGCGTGTGACCCACGACACATCAAAGTTGTGGTCAGGGTGCACGGCGACGGCCCGCAGTGCATCGGCCAGGCCCAACTGCGCAAAACACTCCATGCTCCGCGCGTTGGTGATATCCATCTTCGGATGACGTGTCGTGCCTGGGTTGCGCTCCACCAAAAGACTGCGCACGCCATAACGTGCCAGCGCGAGGGCAAGGGTCATGCCAACGGGCCCGCCGCCAGCAATCAGAACCGGAATCTTCTTCATGTGAGATTTCGTTAAGCGGAAATGAGCGGCGCGGCTAGGCGCGAGCGCCGCCAAAAATTCACGACAGGCCGACCACCGGCACAACGGCACCGTTGACGGCACACGCCTGATCCGACGCGAGGAAGGCAATCACCGCGGCAAGGTCTCGTGGACTGACCCACCGCGTGGGGTCTGCGTCGGGCATGGCGCCACGGTTGGCAGGGGTATCGATGATGCTCGGCGCCACGGCGTTTACACGCACGCCGTGTTCTCGCACCTCAAGCGCCATCGATTCGGTGAGTCGGGCCACGGCGTCCTTGGCGGCGCAATAGGCCCCCATCGACGCCTTGCCGCTCGACGCAGAGGCTGCCGCCACGTTGACGACCGCTCCTCCTCCGGCAGCGATCATGCCCGGCACGACCGCCCGGCAAGCATGAATCAACGTCGTCACATTCAACGCCATCATCCGTTGCCACAGCGCATCCGCGGTTTCGTGCACCGCCGGCCCCATGTCAAAACCGCCTGCGATATTGCAAAGCACGGAGACGCCCGGCAATCGAGCGAGCGCGGCATCGGTGGCGTCCCATCGCGTGAGGTCGGTCGCGACGGTTTGCACTCGTTCGTTATCGCCGTAGAGCATCTGCAACGCCTGCGCGTCAAGATCCACCGCCACCAACATATCGCCACGAGCGAGGAACATCTCGCATACCGCCCGGCCCAAAGCGCCAGCGGCACCGGTCACCATCACGACCGCTCCTTTGGACATCGCTATCTCCTTGGCATTTCGCCTGATCGTTATCTTTTTACAAACTAACACATCGTTAGTTTTCGTTCAACCCCATCAGATCCGCAACGATTTCGCTCGCCCCCCATCAATTGACCGCCATCAATAACTGACATATATTTAGTTATTAGAATTCGTCACACCCAATCCATTTTGTATAGCGAGGACCAAGATGACTGTCGCGAATTACCCGGTGTATGACGCTGATCGACATTTCTACGAGCCCCCCGAGGCCTTTCTGCGCCATCTTCCGAAGAAGTTTCAGAAAGAGTTTCAGTATGTAGAGGTCAACGGCCGGACCAAGCTGGCCGTAGCAGGCGTGCTCTCGGACTACATTCCGAACCCGACCTTTGAAGTCGTGGCGGCGCCGGGCTCACATGAGAAGTGGTATCGCGGGCAGAACCCGGAAGGCTTGTCGCTCCGGGAATGCACGGGCGCACCGGTGCCCTCTCAAGCCGCGTTTCACAGTGGCGATGCGCATTTGAAGGTGATGGATGAGCAGCGCATTCATGCCGGCCTGTTCATCCCGACGCTGGCGTCGATCATCGAAGAGCGCCTGGCGCATAAGCCGGACGTGATTCATGCGCTGCTTCAGAGCGTGAATCGCTGGACTGCCGATGAGTGTGGATTCGCG
This window of the Pandoraea fibrosis genome carries:
- a CDS encoding fumarylacetoacetate hydrolase family protein, coding for MKLVSFELAGKAGYGAVRENGIVDLGRRFGSDAPTLRALLEIDGLAAARRVVEESAADFALADVKLLPVIPNPDKIICVGLNYHDHLAETGRTQTEKPVLFARWPGSQVGHGVDMVRPKISSDFDFEGEMAVIIGKRGRHISRADALSYVAGYSAYNDGSVRDWQKHTSQFLPGKTFAGTGAFGPWLVTTDDIPDPTRLTLETRLNGQVVQHTTTNLMITDIPALIEYCSTILPLEPGDVLVTGTPGGVGAKRTPPLWMKPGDVVEVEISQIGVLRNSIADEV
- a CDS encoding FAD-dependent monooxygenase is translated as MKKIPVLIAGGGPVGMTLALALARYGVRSLLVERNPGTTRHPKMDITNARSMECFAQLGLADALRAVAVHPDHNFDVSWVTRMNGHELHRFRYASVTQWRERIREINDGTLPCEAPMRVSQVEIEPVLQRAILDEPLVDARWGVAFEAYAASDEQVVVTLRREEDGTIEQVACEFLVGCDGGGSRVRQQMGVALDGQAAVMQRFMTHFRSDARHLLQRWGVAWHYQSPRGTLIAQNDRDVWTLHTRWPEGVRPENVDPRALVRDFIGEDIDHEVLVSNAWTPHLLVADRYSDGERIFLAGDAAHQYIPTGGYGMNTGIGDACDLGWKLAARVRGFGGAGLTSSYETERRPVGLRNREGSGRHNEMRKTIAGLYDDRLDGDGAQADAHRLSIGERIGELGNAENESFGIELGYVYRDSPIVCADSGTRDASDDPLHYVPSVAPGARLPSVWFDNGTSNHATLGPWFTLVCVGGAVPGNALVSVAARLGIPLAVVMHDTSRWHALFGRGLLLVRPDRHVAWRGEQCDDERQAEAIFSRVLGRLAKGD
- a CDS encoding SDR family NAD(P)-dependent oxidoreductase; this encodes MSKGAVVMVTGAAGALGRAVCEMFLARGDMLVAVDLDAQALQMLYGDNERVQTVATDLTRWDATDAALARLPGVSVLCNIAGGFDMGPAVHETADALWQRMMALNVTTLIHACRAVVPGMIAAGGGAVVNVAAASASSGKASMGAYCAAKDAVARLTESMALEVREHGVRVNAVAPSIIDTPANRGAMPDADPTRWVSPRDLAAVIAFLASDQACAVNGAVVPVVGLS